One genomic segment of Paenibacillus sp. FSL H8-0332 includes these proteins:
- a CDS encoding RICIN domain-containing protein, producing MFRRGKVLSLFMLFTLLIALIPAGSASAASWNLAWSDEFDGSSLNTANWTAEIGTGTGGWGNNELQYYTNRSQNLKVTGGNLVITAQKESYEGMNYTSARIKTQGLKNFTYGKIEARIKLPSGQGLWPAFWMLGSNINTPPGWPACGEIDIMERVNNNASVNGTVHWDAGGHAEFGRVSGNLDFSQYHVYSVEWDSKYIRWFVDGNQFNEFYIENGTGNTEEFQKPFFLLLNLAVGGNWPGAPNGATPFPAQMLVDYVRVYQAGAPSSGIVSGGVYTLMNKVSGKVLDVTDVSTADGAKMHQWTNYTAANQQFRVESTGDGFYKLTAMHSGKLLDVPNASTASGVQLQQANDNGSNAQRWSIVDVGGGYYKLISKASGLAMDVSNSSTADGAVVQQWTDNGTDAQKWQLTKIN from the coding sequence ATGTTTAGAAGAGGTAAAGTTTTAAGTTTGTTCATGCTGTTCACATTATTAATCGCGCTGATCCCAGCGGGGAGCGCAAGCGCAGCAAGCTGGAATCTGGCCTGGAGCGATGAGTTCGACGGCTCCTCCCTGAACACCGCTAACTGGACGGCTGAGATCGGCACAGGAACCGGCGGTTGGGGCAACAATGAATTGCAATACTATACGAACCGTTCACAGAACCTGAAGGTAACCGGCGGCAACCTGGTCATCACGGCGCAGAAAGAATCCTATGAAGGCATGAATTATACCTCGGCACGGATTAAGACACAGGGACTCAAGAATTTCACCTATGGCAAAATCGAGGCCAGAATCAAGCTGCCCTCCGGCCAGGGATTATGGCCTGCGTTCTGGATGCTCGGCTCCAATATCAACACCCCGCCCGGCTGGCCTGCCTGCGGCGAGATCGATATTATGGAGCGGGTGAATAATAATGCCTCCGTCAACGGTACGGTGCACTGGGATGCAGGCGGCCATGCCGAATTCGGAAGGGTATCCGGTAATCTGGACTTCTCTCAATATCATGTGTACAGCGTAGAGTGGGATTCGAAGTACATCAGATGGTTCGTGGACGGCAACCAGTTCAATGAATTCTATATTGAGAACGGAACCGGCAATACGGAGGAATTCCAGAAACCGTTCTTCCTGCTGCTGAACCTCGCGGTGGGCGGCAACTGGCCGGGCGCTCCTAATGGGGCAACCCCCTTCCCGGCACAGATGCTCGTGGATTATGTGCGGGTGTATCAGGCGGGTGCTCCTTCGAGCGGCATTGTCAGCGGCGGAGTCTACACCTTGATGAACAAGGTGAGCGGCAAGGTACTGGATGTGACGGATGTCTCTACGGCAGACGGAGCCAAAATGCATCAGTGGACTAATTACACCGCGGCCAATCAGCAATTCAGAGTGGAGAGTACGGGGGACGGCTTTTACAAGCTCACAGCGATGCATAGCGGCAAACTGCTGGATGTGCCGAACGCCTCCACGGCAAGCGGAGTCCAGCTTCAGCAGGCGAATGATAACGGAAGCAACGCCCAGCGGTGGAGCATCGTCGATGTGGGCGGCGGATATTACAAGCTGATCTCCAAAGCCAGCGGGCTGGCCATGGATGTCTCGAACTCCTCCACCGCAGACGGAGCGGTCGTGCAGCAATGGACCGACAACGGAACCGATGCCCAGAAATGGCAGCTTACCAAAATTAATTAG
- a CDS encoding DUF4179 domain-containing protein: protein MLEKEERVLKQDAQEIHLHAEEIQELKIYNAMRSGMTQGKKRSKRRFYSYGAGAVLAAAAAIFVIVSSIGLPSGGIDDSGLSGSVQAASTKSWNNFADYRKHRLNNALVGDILERNLVKPVRQSATNNGYRMDVDGAVTDGRKVYILFSVHNDTDKEVNPRHTKFQFGDFEVPDPHRGAALEMAYASDSRIQPGESKDFIYSTNYPASFTDSKEVKFTVILTGTSDQALASSSSKYRTGLEVSFQLDPGRFKDQEHTLPVNRTLTVDGQKIKVRQVQYTPFNTYVDLEYDKANTKQIFSLLNPVLTATTGSQTEKLVYPGRITADNSEVYKDTSQATLVFRYTELNQPDSTTLKIAGISALEPDRMKFVVDLNKQQVIEAPANDWEMVTSKEEHHATAAEILLRRKVTHLSYFTDSQGAVQAENIGAQLADKFTDANGQVHNRTNRETPLIDFGGTMISRDGTGSSEISLSFDSQAADYPQPLTLSVERIWNPIVETHSIELFAKK, encoded by the coding sequence ATGTTGGAAAAAGAAGAGCGTGTCCTGAAACAGGATGCCCAGGAGATCCATCTTCATGCAGAGGAGATTCAGGAATTGAAAATTTATAATGCTATGCGCAGTGGAATGACGCAAGGGAAAAAACGCAGCAAACGGCGTTTCTATTCCTATGGGGCCGGCGCCGTATTAGCCGCTGCCGCAGCCATTTTTGTGATTGTCTCATCCATCGGCTTGCCATCTGGAGGTATAGACGATTCCGGCCTCAGCGGTTCAGTGCAGGCGGCCAGCACCAAAAGCTGGAATAATTTTGCGGACTATCGTAAGCATCGCTTAAATAACGCGCTGGTTGGCGACATCCTGGAACGAAATCTGGTAAAGCCGGTCCGTCAAAGCGCAACAAACAATGGGTACCGTATGGATGTGGATGGCGCCGTCACGGATGGCCGTAAAGTGTATATCCTGTTCAGCGTGCACAACGATACGGATAAAGAAGTTAATCCTAGGCATACGAAATTTCAATTCGGTGATTTCGAGGTTCCAGATCCACATCGGGGCGCAGCCCTGGAAATGGCGTACGCCAGCGACTCCCGGATTCAGCCCGGCGAGAGCAAGGATTTTATTTATTCCACTAACTATCCGGCTTCCTTCACTGATTCCAAGGAGGTTAAGTTCACTGTAATTCTCACCGGAACGTCCGACCAGGCTCTCGCTTCCAGCAGCAGCAAGTATCGGACCGGCCTGGAGGTATCGTTTCAGCTTGATCCGGGCAGGTTCAAAGACCAGGAGCACACGCTGCCTGTGAATCGCACGCTTACCGTGGACGGGCAAAAGATCAAAGTGCGCCAAGTACAGTATACTCCGTTCAATACTTATGTCGATCTGGAGTATGACAAGGCGAACACCAAACAGATTTTCAGCCTGCTGAATCCTGTTCTGACCGCAACAACCGGGAGTCAAACCGAGAAATTAGTTTATCCGGGCAGAATCACGGCCGATAATTCCGAGGTGTACAAAGACACCTCGCAGGCAACACTGGTGTTCAGGTATACCGAGCTTAACCAGCCGGACTCCACCACGCTAAAGATTGCCGGTATCTCGGCGCTGGAGCCGGACCGTATGAAATTTGTGGTCGATCTGAACAAGCAGCAAGTGATTGAAGCACCGGCAAACGATTGGGAAATGGTCACATCCAAGGAAGAACATCATGCAACAGCGGCAGAGATTCTGCTCCGGCGTAAGGTGACCCATCTGTCTTATTTCACCGATTCGCAAGGGGCGGTACAGGCGGAGAACATCGGCGCACAACTGGCTGACAAATTCACCGATGCGAACGGCCAGGTGCATAATAGAACGAATCGGGAAACGCCACTAATCGACTTCGGCGGCACCATGATCTCTAGAGATGGTACGGGAAGCAGTGAGATAAGTTTATCTTTTGACAGTCAAGCTGCAGATTATCCGCAGCCGCTTACCCTATCGGTAGAGCGTATCTGGAATCCAATTGTGGAGACGCACAGTATCGAGCTATTCGCGAAGAAATAG
- a CDS encoding sigma-70 family RNA polymerase sigma factor yields the protein MNKANTADLALMDEEVFYERLASEHRKLYTLAYSYLRSEADALEAVQEASCRAWMKRKQLKNEQAFTPWLLRITINCCMDELRRKKRVVLTEKLEEEPQEMRSSDRLDLERAMSRIKPKYRHAVMLKYYQDMTTTEIAKVLNKPEGTVKTWLREGLRLLRNYL from the coding sequence ATGAACAAAGCCAATACAGCAGATCTGGCGCTGATGGATGAAGAGGTGTTCTATGAGCGGCTTGCAAGTGAGCACCGTAAACTGTATACGCTCGCGTACAGCTACCTGCGTTCCGAAGCGGATGCCCTGGAAGCGGTGCAGGAAGCCTCGTGCCGGGCCTGGATGAAGCGCAAACAGCTTAAGAACGAGCAGGCCTTCACACCATGGCTGCTCCGGATTACCATCAACTGCTGCATGGATGAGCTAAGGCGTAAAAAACGCGTTGTGCTGACAGAGAAGCTGGAGGAGGAGCCCCAGGAGATGAGGAGCAGCGACCGTCTCGATCTGGAGCGGGCGATGAGCCGGATCAAGCCGAAATACCGGCATGCCGTGATGCTCAAGTATTACCAGGATATGACGACCACTGAAATTGCCAAGGTACTGAATAAGCCCGAAGGCACGGTCAAAACCTGGCTGCGTGAAGGACTTAGGCTGTTACGGAACTATTTGTGA
- a CDS encoding alpha/beta hydrolase-fold protein produces MKGSRGFRLYLFLIILSIVLGGCSRNSGEDSQGEANKVETALLQSPGVQNLVFHSEALDREMRLSVYLPTGYNASQRYPVLYFIHGYGSRETDMWGGLELQQNADRLIEAGQIEPLIIVAPQMDNSYGLNAVATPGDPAELKGERYEDYLVKDVVEYTDTHFNTLAERGSRYIGGISMGGFISLYSAFLHSDVYSRVGGHSPALFLDDWSLAGGENGLVQFLYPTEALRQERDPLLLAQNRDLSKLSIYLDCGEGDSYRFYEGTEQLYTLLKGKGVPVEYHLRAGQHDGDYWKSHMDEYLKFYAGRTNGS; encoded by the coding sequence ATGAAAGGTTCTCGAGGCTTCAGGCTGTATCTGTTTCTGATCATACTGAGTATAGTGTTGGGAGGTTGTTCACGGAACTCAGGCGAAGACTCTCAAGGAGAGGCAAACAAGGTTGAGACGGCACTGCTGCAAAGCCCTGGCGTTCAGAATCTGGTTTTTCACAGTGAGGCCCTGGACCGGGAAATGCGGCTTAGTGTCTATCTTCCCACAGGGTACAATGCCTCTCAGCGTTATCCGGTCCTCTATTTCATCCATGGCTACGGCAGCCGGGAGACGGATATGTGGGGTGGGCTGGAGCTTCAGCAGAATGCAGACCGACTGATTGAGGCCGGTCAAATAGAGCCGCTCATTATCGTTGCTCCCCAGATGGACAACAGCTATGGGCTGAATGCTGTAGCTACTCCGGGTGATCCCGCAGAGCTCAAAGGTGAACGGTATGAGGATTATTTGGTCAAGGATGTTGTAGAGTATACAGATACGCATTTCAATACTCTGGCTGAGCGCGGTTCCCGCTATATTGGCGGTATATCGATGGGCGGTTTTATCAGCCTGTATTCGGCGTTTTTGCATAGCGATGTCTATAGCAGGGTTGGCGGGCATAGCCCGGCGCTGTTCCTGGATGACTGGTCTCTTGCCGGAGGCGAGAACGGCCTGGTCCAGTTTCTCTATCCGACGGAAGCGCTGCGGCAGGAGCGTGACCCGCTTCTTTTGGCGCAGAACAGGGACTTATCGAAGTTGAGTATCTACCTGGACTGCGGGGAGGGGGACAGCTACCGGTTCTATGAAGGCACAGAGCAGCTGTACACTTTGCTTAAGGGGAAGGGCGTGCCGGTGGAATATCACCTCAGAGCAGGCCAGCATGACGGGGACTATTGGAAGAGCCATATGGACGAATATTTGAAGTTCTACGCCGGGAGGACGAATGGATCATGA
- a CDS encoding aminoglycoside phosphotransferase family protein, whose product MPEQISGGFLHRMYRVTTNQAEYAVKALSPQLMWKKAVMNNMIAAEKVAALARSQGVNALPALLHEGSSIHEADGQYYLLFPWIEGRSVSAAEAGREHCILIGQALADIHAADFAPLHNELQRDSTAEELRTDWQGYALQGEAMGLPWAAPLKANLDNLSCYGKQVNAAMAVLGGNRVISHRDLDPKNVMWSSEGEPIIIDWEAAGWVNPAQELMEVALYWSDFESGHIRKADFCAVIHAYRSQGGEITDPWPEVLSSGFHGKIGWLEYSIRRSLGLEGPDISERELGTSQVLPTLQALNGYAGFIPVCLQWIEDL is encoded by the coding sequence GTGCCGGAGCAAATCTCCGGCGGTTTCCTCCACCGGATGTATCGTGTGACCACGAATCAGGCAGAGTATGCAGTGAAGGCGCTGAGCCCGCAGCTGATGTGGAAGAAAGCTGTGATGAACAACATGATAGCAGCCGAGAAGGTAGCCGCGCTGGCCCGCAGCCAGGGAGTGAACGCACTTCCTGCATTGCTGCATGAGGGGAGCTCTATACATGAAGCGGACGGACAGTATTATCTGCTGTTCCCATGGATAGAAGGCCGTTCTGTCTCTGCGGCTGAAGCGGGGCGGGAGCATTGTATTCTGATCGGACAAGCTCTGGCTGACATCCATGCGGCGGACTTCGCTCCCCTTCACAACGAGCTTCAAAGGGATAGCACAGCGGAGGAATTGCGGACAGATTGGCAAGGGTATGCCTTGCAAGGAGAAGCTATGGGCCTACCGTGGGCTGCACCCCTTAAGGCTAATCTGGACAACCTAAGCTGCTATGGCAAGCAGGTCAATGCCGCTATGGCGGTCCTTGGCGGGAACAGAGTCATCAGCCACCGGGATCTGGACCCGAAGAATGTAATGTGGAGCTCTGAAGGTGAGCCTATAATCATTGACTGGGAGGCCGCAGGCTGGGTTAACCCGGCGCAGGAGCTGATGGAAGTGGCGCTCTATTGGTCAGACTTTGAGAGTGGTCACATCCGCAAGGCGGATTTCTGTGCAGTAATCCATGCTTACCGTAGTCAAGGGGGAGAGATTACTGATCCCTGGCCAGAAGTGCTGAGCAGCGGCTTCCACGGTAAAATAGGCTGGCTGGAGTATAGCATTCGGCGGTCTCTGGGACTGGAAGGGCCGGATATTTCCGAGCGGGAGCTTGGAACGAGCCAAGTACTGCCTACCCTGCAAGCACTCAATGGCTATGCCGGATTCATTCCGGTATGTCTGCAATGGATTGAAGATCTATGA
- a CDS encoding DUF1801 domain-containing protein, which produces MEKNKVTYESVDQYIAAFAPEIQELLQSLRKVISEAAPEAVEKISYQMPTWFLHKNLVHFAAFNTHIGFYPAPSGIEAFKEELAQYKGAKGSVQFPIKEPLPYDLIARIVKFRVEENQQQAAEKRKKK; this is translated from the coding sequence GTGGAAAAGAACAAAGTTACCTATGAATCGGTTGACCAGTATATTGCCGCCTTTGCACCGGAGATCCAGGAGCTTCTGCAGAGCTTGCGTAAGGTCATTTCGGAAGCTGCGCCGGAGGCAGTGGAGAAGATCAGCTACCAGATGCCGACCTGGTTCCTGCATAAGAATCTGGTGCATTTTGCCGCCTTCAACACGCACATTGGGTTCTACCCGGCACCCAGTGGAATCGAAGCCTTTAAGGAGGAGCTGGCGCAGTACAAAGGAGCCAAGGGTTCGGTGCAGTTCCCGATCAAGGAGCCGCTACCCTATGATCTCATTGCCAGAATCGTCAAATTTAGAGTAGAGGAGAATCAGCAGCAGGCCGCAGAGAAGCGAAAGAAGAAATAA